Genomic segment of Nitrospiria bacterium:
CTGATTCCGCTGATGCAAGCCCAGGGCACGGAGGAAGAAGAGGCCGCTCGGGTCCTGGGCGCAAACGGTTGGCAGACCTTTCTCCATGTCACGCTGCCGAACATCAAGTGGGGACTTCTGTATGGCGTGATCCTGTGCAACGCGCGGGCGATGGGAGAGTTCGGCGCCGTTTCGGTCGTGTCGGGGCATGTGCGAGGAGTGACGAACACCTTGCCGCTGCATGTCGAGATTCTTTACAACGAATACAATTTCGTGGCCGCTTTTGCGGTGGCCTCACTGCTCGCCCTGCTGGCGCTGGTGACGTTGGCGGCGAAGGGTTTTGTTCATTGGGAATCCCGGCAATATGACGCCGGCCGTGCCAGAGCGGAAGGTGTTGGAGAAACGGCATGAGCATCGAAGCAAAAAATATTACGAAGCGATTCGGTTCCTTCACTGCGCTGAACGACGTCAGTCTGGAGATCCGGTCGGGCGAACTGGTCGCGCTGTTGGGTCCGTCCGGATCCGGGAAAACCACGCTGCTCCGGATCATCGCGGGGTTGGAGGCTCTGGACGGCGGCGCGGTCCTTTTTGACGACGAGGACGCGACGGAACGGAGCCCCCGTGACCGCCGGGTGGGTTTCGTCTTCCAGCATTATGCCTTGTTCCGTCATATGACGGTTTTCGAGAACGTCGCCTTTGGCTTGAAAGTCAAGCCGCGCCTCTCGCGTCCTTCAAAAGCCGAAATCGGGAACAAGGTTCACGCGCTGCTGAAGTTGGTCCAACTGGACTGGCTGGCGAATCAATATCCCGCGCAGCTTTCGGGAGGCCAGCGTCAGCGCGTCGCACTGGCCCGGGCGCTGGCGGTCGAACCGAAGGTTCTGTTGCTGGACGAGCCGTTCGGCGCGCTGGATGCCAAGGTGAGACAGGAGCTCCGTCGCTGGCTCCGGCGGCTCCACGACGAGATCCGCGTCACGAGCGTCTTCGTCACCCATGACCAGGAGGAAGCGCTGGAGGTGGCCGACCGTGTCGTGGTGATGAATAAGGGCCGGATCGAGCAGGTCGGATCCCCCGAGGAAATATACCAGCACCCCGTCAATCCATTCGTCATTCACTTTCTCGGTAAGG
This window contains:
- a CDS encoding sulfate ABC transporter ATP-binding protein, with product MSIEAKNITKRFGSFTALNDVSLEIRSGELVALLGPSGSGKTTLLRIIAGLEALDGGAVLFDDEDATERSPRDRRVGFVFQHYALFRHMTVFENVAFGLKVKPRLSRPSKAEIGNKVHALLKLVQLDWLANQYPAQLSGGQRQRVALARALAVEPKVLLLDEPFGALDAKVRQELRRWLRRLHDEIRVTSVFVTHDQEEALEVADRVVVMNKGRIEQVGSPEEIYQHPVNPFVIHFLGKVNLFHGRVHGGRARIGPIEVDIPEHAGVQDAPAVGYVRPHEIEIERMTADRRAVRAVIAGVHAVGPVIRLELIRQDDGERIEAELARERYQEMKLQKGEQVFIKPRNLKIFLKGPES